A region from the Vicia villosa cultivar HV-30 ecotype Madison, WI linkage group LG3, Vvil1.0, whole genome shotgun sequence genome encodes:
- the LOC131661011 gene encoding probable serine/threonine-protein kinase At1g54610, with amino-acid sequence MGCVLGTAAGDGDQRRRRREQRKDSSEGRNNVVRVREKQTSRHTGDFPGNLPALEHRKPMLDPCAVNQQGWPSWLMAVAGEAIGDWTPRRANTFEKLAKIGQGTYSNVYKARDLITGKIVALKKVRFDNLEPESVKFMAREILVLRKLDHPNVVKLEGLVTSRMSCSLYLVFEYMEHDLAGLSAGQGVKFTESQVKCFMKQLLSGLEHCHSRGVLHRDIKGSNLLIDNEGILKIADFGLATFYNPKQKQCMTSRVVTLWYRPPELLLGATFYGVGIDLWSAGCILAELLAGKPIMPGRTEVEQLHKIFKLCGSPAEEYWRKHKLPNATIFKPQQPYKRCISETFKDFPQSSLPLIETLLAIDPDGRKTASDALNHDFFTTEPYACEPSSLPKYPPSKELDVKMRDEEARRQKALNGKANADGGKRVRARERGRAMPAPEANAEIQTNLDRWRVVTHANGKSKSEKFPPPHQDGAVGYPQDSSSKGPVSFGAPDTSFSSGIFNMKPSGSSRNHEGTGLHKGTKTKKEESQMGSSWKFMRPFKPSTIGLSMDLLFRSK; translated from the exons ATGGGTTGCGTGCTTGGGACGGCGGCCGGTGACGGAGATCAACGTCGTCGACGGAGAGAGCAGCGTAAGGATTCTTCTGAAGGGAGAAATAATGTCGTTAGGGTTCGAGAGAAGCAAACGAGTCGTCATACTGGAGATTTTCCGGGGAATCTTCCGGCGTTGGAGCACCGGAAACCTATGCTTGATCCGTGCGCGGTGAATCAGCAGGGTTGGCCGTCGTGGTTGATGGCTGTTGCCGGTGAAGCAATCGGCGATTGGACTCCTCGTCGTGCAAACACGTTTGAGAAGCTTGCTAAG attgGGCAAGGGACGTATAGTAATGTGTATAAAGCTAGAGACCTTATTACAGGGAAGATTGTggctttgaagaaagtgagatttgaTAATCTAGAACCAGAGAGTGTCAAGTTTATGGCAAGAGAGATACTTGTTTTGAGGAAACTCGATCACCCGAATGTCGTAAAGCTTGAAGGATTGGTTACTTCTAGAATGTCATGTAGTCTTTATTTGGTGTTTGAGTATATGGAACATGATCTTGCAGGTCTTTCAGCTGGTCAAGGTGTTAAGTTCACTGAATCTCAG GTCAAATGCTTTATGAAGCAATTACTTTCTGGTCTTGAGCATTGCCACAGTCGAGGCGTATTGCACCGTGATATCAAGGGTTCCAATCTGCTTATTGACAACGAAGGAATCCTTAAAATTGCAGATTTTGGATTGGCAACTTTCTATAATCCTAAGCAAAAGCAGTGCATGACAAGCAGAGTTGTGACACTTTGGTATCGACCCCCTGAGCTTCTTCTTGGAGCTACCTTTTATGGTGTGGGTATTGACCTTTGGAGTGCTGGTTGCATTTTGGCAGAGCTGCTTGCTGGGAAGCCAATCATGCCTGGCCGAACAGAG GTTGAACAACTACACAAAATCTTTAAGTTGTGTGGCTCTCCAGCTGAGGAATATTGGAGGAAGCATAAATTGCCAAATGCTACTATCTTTAAGCCACAGCAGCCATATAAACGTTGTATCTCAGAAACATTCAAGGATTTTCCTCAATCTTCACTACCTCTAATTGAAACTCTTCTTGCAATCGATCCTGATGGCCGTAAGACTGCCTCAGATGCTCTAAATCATGAC TTTTTTACCACTGAGCCCTATGCTTGTGAACCGTCAAGTTTACCAAAGTATCCTCCTAGCAAAGAATTGGATGTAAAAATGAGAGATGAAGAAGCTAGAAG GCAAAAAGCACTAAATGGAAAAGCTAATGCAGATGGTGGCAAAAGAGTCAGAGCACGGGAGCGTGGTCGTGCCATGCCGGCCCCAGAAGCCAATGCAGAGATCCAAACAAACTTAGAT AGGTGGAGAGTTGTGACCCACGCAAATGGAAAAAGCAAGAGTGAGAAGTTTCCACCTCCTCATCAAGATGGAGCTGTTGGATATCCACAAGATTCATCAAGTAAAGGACCTGTTTCATTTGGTGCCCCAGACACATCCTTTAGTTCAGGGATATTCAATATGAAACCATCCGGTTCTTCTAGAAATCATGAAGGTACAGGACTTCACAAAGGAACAAAAACTAAAAAAGAAGAGTCTCAGATGGGTTCATCATGGAAATTTATGCGGCCGTTCAAACCATCAACAATTGGACTTTCAATGGATTTATTATTTAGGAGCAAATGA